One window from the genome of Plasmodium relictum strain SGS1 genome assembly, chromosome: 12 encodes:
- a CDS encoding serine/threonine protein kinase, putative translates to MLNTPSWRSEWDKELRLIPHVESVTNLDLQLTENIFIIWQFLKLYQSSSPHIRSILDFISGKKPESLQWGAHIDDVMSRGINKGQQLFNVLVSHGKKVQLRYSKKKLCDTLQYYHIKNYIILEKINTGSVGQVHLALDKTTGMFVAAKAIDKSTTQGDLGLFQKLKEEIKISCKMNHPCVVKTINILETKDKIIQIMEYCDGGDLISYVRNKLHLDESSAQYFFRKIVEGLKYIHQNNIAHRDLKPENIFLCKKQLTQKEKTLIRIGKLPSCSEYELKIGDFGACCFNEKNKLHYDIVGTLSYAAPEVLGCNNINGYDGKKADIWSLGIILYAMFFGVLPFDNEDKEVKEAYNEIIKNKIIFPKNRVNKFSMNAKNLLSGMLNINPVNRLSLDEVVNHEWLTDTAKNKLEISYLNKKINFPISSTVAYPIYTHKNLIDYNVYKKLALINNNNNINNNTNVNNNKINNNNNNYYSNNNQNIRNKNNNNNNNDNDDKEGYLYEYPSILSKNNNDLYIYDKKGLLNNQLKYYNVDKVKKEDKNYKDIIFTYKNNIIEIDNKTQKRIFDNNSLNSKVEPKIIVEKNNVYEESKYLEKLVIDNKYKFFEQYNNSSKLPSDENYAYDMYLNKNNFYIDKSNNLIKNNDKILINNNSHENVYFLRNYDANLPNDFKDIILKNYDNYHLINTCKDNEAYKIKYLPNTNYNNNNNTTNNSISTEYIISLNSNNNTNNNKDNNNNNSNNNNNNNNNNNNNNNNNNNNNNNNNNNIAKNCISSNIKTDYNKIHYKYYYYDKNNMYIEYLYNGNNLSNNIISGILPDKQVTSSDNNGSRYLKDDTYRRGFSEYMNSNNFNYKICLPIRNENSLLKNYEKQIKINFFNNGYHKNTLINSNICMNEKNRKRNDKINKRNSIKVDDRNEQNHLNRIISIDIENVNRKINKEIKCTDKNNNINEKEYLNDNSNSSNSAKSNFCKNSKLNPSIGNNGIPVKIYSSNLKKKDTYIIKKDISHESCNKISQNSSKYSTKVINVKEIIGNKINISKIKKDQVKDNVKKQDILNLEFFNENNNNNKENIQDEKVKIKKGEHKHKIQKQETNANDTLDKTNHIYKNQTLSGEQCKKIQLNNNSKVKTSNNNNSSIDKFSNDILYSIRKKDSIKNIQEITSTIKWKDEIKNISNDRDSYKSKNDFLIKNNNFLCNGKLNSEENQIFIEKEGHHDMSLIHNEDNNNNSGNDEKKKKKKKNEIFENINDTDSIKYNYTDNDKSDDDKGINNSNDNNNDKSRNRDIYNKNYTRENKSYKDIEHYYNYKNENHKHNSNYISVIENDKFEDVIKEKNNNLNKEYHQNVSDENSIRGKKNSIENRYLIKQESFNKKNINERNDDKNSTMDNQNAQNILSLKKSYDFIEECESIKLNDINESLKFEDNGNLKKKSKKYEIDEIDQNEREKNEFDAFHVRDMLHEKIKNENNLNNYEKDNFLKNETFEKLKIDICSSNKEITYFKKENLKKISEKNNSIENIDNENKFLKLKKLYYSNKDEFNLLPSNFHNNYMKKYYINFDKVFSYNKKKEYSSKLNYFKDDNLSYKKKIRQRKYEKSMHIKEKKECHNLGSCNLKNDIINFNHSIDCFYVNEYNENDLLRNLKYNSKELIIHDTSDENISFNDYVNNDEPVYFSSNKIDYKKVSAQKNNYKNINYSDCGDYYCDIFYDNYKDGCNKNDFIDNKPNDNNIMKYNNNYISSYNIFEHSNLSIINHHRNKIGDFDEKSNIILSSVKSEFLSMNSNSDKNYFKLSKKKKSGSVIFNNCDVLQKNRNVNEKLKVKKKNWDNSELKSIELKIRESKNKGNNEFFNKEENKNKLNNSCDELSNNSNRYHKFFFESNYNSVDYKHYLGNIKNGKTYSNRIIKTSSLFNKNDFKLNKKNTNMFNSSPLANKYSNFDEKKIIVNSFANYIPKNNSIKSVNLYRIYLKSKNDSIGISHKENNKTIHDENSEKNIYINENKTNHMNNNNKNISIYDNDNNNNSNKQIINNYNENQLEKLMKFEERLNKYYKKCNFHTSKDNFLNKYDLLNQKKNGNFNINYHEGNKLKINNNDIFSNNFSYMRTSFSLINYFNISNFDHTFKNGSIDTFIEERDIKEEIYNKKSNNLNLDFENYNQRNVSYCNKKIKRDSDLNLKDIKIFDYLSVNNINNKKDNLESDLLHSQLIQTKKDNDTKATSYEEKINNNNNNDATNYHECSNKLDKIVETKTTNFKNSEHDEEKKENTNSISSTLYAFSFLNKNINESKINKILPEIFKAKEDIKKTELIFLKDTNVTRSYKKSNSLLCMNFLDNDSYHINRKHTSNDKQLCNNFNGNHNKNITNDNHVKNNIADDLEITTLKEKIKKYKNSPIRNFESSIKKKEFTNNVHQNNIIYNELKNDKINMESSINNNKIYHDEKKFPSKKNKESYISTNIDVLKKNCKNNDQEKSMENKNIKIFQNENLCNNELNNFSQGKKSSVNEKINKSSYIRIMNNNINNDNTTTPDLSLIDKGNIILKDQYNLCSSNNIYFKYQNVSSTEENNIKRKCYINNDNNSQKCTHLVEKHEIIDSNENSENYYYILNTNYENKIDDNNKINKKQVSVKVMNENKKSQIIECVNKRNSLDELRFDREFEKLNENKMTKLKEKIIDNKKEFLISNNFNNMKNNYVYVNNKNKDNIPKNSNYNIKSVKNELDKSKNIDSLSTCSNENMKKNVTSNIFLMKRKSTAGEKLSINEYNQKKFKLYYDIDGPENFDYLNNFMLHSFSRNNYQFLTNSFLPRNVCNFSRGNIKSFIDNNNYCSKKKTENNKSSKIKDNLQDYLKLNKSSIQIFSKAYKNNSKQKHNFKNSNIPNDELSYSQPKLRWINIFSRNAHKCELNNKYNK, encoded by the exons atgctAAATACTCCAAGCTGGAGATCTGAATGGGATAAAGAACTTCGTCTTATTCCCCATGTTGAATCAGTAACAAATTTAGATTTGCAATTAacagaaaatatatttattatatggcag TTTTTAAAACTTTATCAATCATCTAGCCCACATATAAGGAGTATTTTAGATTTCATTTCtg gAAAAAAACCTGAATCACTACAATGGGGAGCACACATTGATGATGTTATGTCTAGAGGAATAAATAAAGGGCAGCAATTATTTAATGTATTGGTTTCTCACGGCAAAAAGGTTCAATTGagatattcaaaaaaaaagttatgtGATACTCTACAATATTatcatattaaaaattatataattttagaaaaaataaatacggGATCTGTAGGTCAAGTTCACTTGGCATTGGATAAAACGACAG gTATGTTCGTTGCTGCAAAAGCTATTGATAAATCTACAACACAAGGAGATTTAGGTTTATTTCagaaattaaaagaagaaatcaAAATATCATGTAAAATGAATCATCCTTGTGTTGTTAaaacaataaatattttagaaacaaaagataaaattattcaaataatGGAATATTGCGATGGTGGAGATTTGATATCATACGTTAGAAAT AAATTGCATTTAGATGAATCTAGTGCACAATACTTTTTTCGAAAAATTGTTGAAGggttaaaatatatacatcaAAATAATATAGCTCATAGAGATTTAAAGcctgaaaatatatttttatgtaaaaaacaattaactcaaaaagaaaaaactttAATTAGAATAGGAAAGTTACCATCTTGTTCAgaatatgaattaaaaattggAGATTTTGGTGCTTGTtgttttaatgaaaaaaataaattacattATGATATTGTGGGTACCTTAAGTTATGCAGCACCCGAAGTATTAGGATGTAATAATATCAATGGATATGATGGAAAAAAAGCAGATATTTGGAGTTTAggtataattttatatgctATGTTTTTTGGTGTACTTCCTTTTGATAACGAAGATAAAGAAGTTAAAGAAGcatataatgaaattataaaaaataaaataatttttcccAAAAATAGAGTTAATAAATTTTCCATGAATGCTAAGAATTTACTATCAGGAATGCTTAATATTAATCCTGTGAATCGTTTATCACTTGATGAAGTTGTTAATCATGAATGGCTTACTGATACTGCTAAGAATAAACTAGAAATatcttatttaaataaaaaaataaactttcCTATTTCATCAACTGTAGCTTATCCCATATATACTCATAAGAATTTAATAGATTATaatgtttataaaaaattagctttaattaataacaataataatattaataataatactaacgttaataataataaaattaataataataataataattattacagTAATAATAATCAGAATATTCgtaataagaataataacaataataataacgatAATGATGATAAGGAAGGCTATCTTTATGAATATCCATCtattttaagtaaaaataataatgatttatatatttatgataaaaagggattattaaataatcaattaaaatattacaatgtcgataaagtaaaaaaagaagataaaaactataaagatattatatttacttataaaaataatattattgaaatagataataaaacgcaaaaaagaatttttgaCAACAATTCTTTAAATAGTAAAGTAGAACCTAAAATTATTGTAGAGAAAAATAATGTTTACGAAGAAAGtaaatatttagaaaaattagtaatagataataaatataaattttttgaacAATATAACAACAGTTCTAAATTACCAAGTGATGAAAATTATGCTTATGATATGtacttaaataaaaataacttttatatCGACAAAAGTAATAACttgattaaaaataatgataaaattttaataaataataattctcATGAAAACGTTTATTTCTTAAGAAATTACGATGCCAATTTACCTAACGATTTTaaagatataattttaaaaaattatgataacTATCATCTAATTAATACATGTAAAGATAATGAGgcatataaaataaagtatttGCCCAAtacaaattataataataataacaatactACCAATAATAGTATATCTACGGAATATATTATTTCCttaaatagtaataataatacaaataataataaagataacaataataataatagtaataataataataataataataataataataataataataataataataataataataataataataataataataataatattgcaaaaaattgtatttcttctaatattaaaacagattataataaaattcactataaatattattattatgataaaaataatatgtacattgaatatttatataatggAAATAATCtttctaataatataatatctGGTATATTACCAGACAAACAAGTAACTTCATCTGATAATAATGGTTCAAGATATCTCAAAGATGACACTTATAGAAGAGGATTTTCTGAGTATATGAattctaataattttaattataagaTATGTTTACCAATTAGAAATGAGAATtcacttttaaaaaattatgaaaaacaaattaaaattaatttttttaataatggaTATCATAAGAACACTTTAATAAACTCAAATATATGcatgaatgaaaaaaatagaaagagAAAtgacaaaataaataaaagaaatagtaTAAAAGTTGACGATAGAAATGAACAAAATCATTTAAACAGAATTATTTCAATAGACATAGAAAATGTTAATaggaaaataaataaagaaataaaatgtactgataaaaataacaatataaatgaaaaggaATACCTTAATGATAATTCTAATTCTAGCAACTCAGCTAAATctaatttttgtaaaaattctAAATTAAACCCATCTATTGGTAATAATGGTATAccagtaaaaatatattccagtaatttaaaaaaaaaagatacatATATTATCAAAAAGGATATAAGCCATGAAAGttgtaataaaatttctCAAAATAGTTCAAAATATTCAACAAAAGTAATTAATGTTAAAGAAATTATtggtaataaaataaacatttctaaaataaaaaaggaccAAGTCAAagataatgtaaaaaaacaagatatattaaatcttgaattttttaatgaaaataacaataataataaagaaaatattcaagatgaaaaagtaaaaataaaaaaaggtgagcataaacataaaatacaaaaacaGGAAACCAATGCCAATGATACGTTAGATAAGacaaatcatatatataagaatcAAACCTTGTCAGGTGAACAATGCAAAAAAATTCAGTTGAATAATAATAGCAAAGTTAAAactagtaataataataattcaagCATTGATAAATTTAGTaatgatattttatattctataagaaaaaaggattcaataaaaaatatacaagaAATCACTAGTACAATAAAATGGAaagatgaaattaaaaatatatcaaatgATCGAGATtcatataaaagtaaaaatgattttttaataaaaaataataattttttatgcaATGGAAAATTAAATAGCGAAGAAAAtcaaatttttattgaaaaagaaGGGCATCATGATATGAGTCTTATTCATaatgaagataataataataatagtggTAACGacgaaaaaaagaaaaaaaagaaaaaaaatgaaatatttgaaaatattaatgacactgattcaataaaatataattatacagATAATGATAAAAGTGATGATGATAAAGgtattaataatagtaatgacaataataatgataaaagcAGAAATAgagatatatataacaaaaattatactaGAGAAAATAAGAGTTATAAAGACATAGaacattattataattataaaaatgaaaatcatAAGCATAATAGTAACTATATTAGTGTTattgaaaatgataaatttgAAGAtgtaataaaagaaaaaaataacaatttaaATAAGGAATATCATCAGAATGTATCAGATGAAAATAGTATAAGAGGGAAAAAAAACTCTATAGAAAATAgatatttaattaaacaagaaagttttaataaaaaaaatatcaatgaaagaaatgatgataaaaattCTACAATGGATAATCAAAATGcacaaaatatattatctttaaaaaaaagttatgaTTTTATAGAAGAATGTGAAAGTATAAAgttaaatgatataaatgaatCATTAAAATTTGAAGATAAtggaaatttaaaaaaaaaatcaaagaaATACGAAATAGATGAAATTGATCAAAatgaaagagaaaaaaatgagTTTGATGCATTTCATGTGAGAGATATGTTACatgaaaagataaaaaatgaaaataatttaaataattatgaaaaagacaattttttaaaaaatgagacttttgaaaaattaaaaattgataTATGCAGTtctaataaagaaataacttatttcaaaaaagaaaacttaaagaaaattagtgaaaaaaacaatagtatagaaaatattgataatgaaaataaatttttaaagttaaaaaaactctattattcaaataaagatgagtttaatttattaccatcaaattttcataataattatatgaaaaaatattatataaattttgatAAAGTATTTtcttataacaaaaaaaaagaatattcaagtaagttaaattattttaaagatgataatttaagttacaaaaaaaaaattagacagaggaaatatgaaaaaagtatgcatataaaagaaaaaaaagaatgccATAATTTAGGTTcctgtaatttaaaaaatgacataattaattttaatcaTTCCATTGATTGTTTTTAtgtaaatgaatataatgaaaatgactTATTAAGAAACCTGAAATATAATTCAAAAGAACTCATAATTCATGATACATCCgatgaaaatatatcatttaatGATTACGTGAATAATGATGAACCTgtttatttttcttctaataaaattgattataaaaaagtttcagctcaaaaaaataattataaaaatatcaattATTCTGACTGTGGTGATTATTACTgtgatattttttatgataattaTAAGGATGGTTGTAATAAGAATGATTTTATTGATAATAAAcctaatgataataatattatgaaatacaataataattacattagtagttataatatttttgaacATTCTAATTTAAGTATCATTAATCAtcatagaaataaaataggagattttgatgaaaaaagtaatataattttatctaGTGTTAAATCGGAATTTTTGTCTATGAACTCGAACTcagataaaaattattttaagttgtcaaaaaaaaagaaaagtggTAGTgtcatttttaataattgtgATGTACTGCAAAAAAATAGAAAcgtaaatgaaaaattaaaagtaaaaaaaaagaattggGATAATTCTGAACTTAAAAGTATTGAGTTAAAAATTCgagaaagtaaaaataaaggtaataatgaatttttcaataaagaggaaaataaaaataaattaaataactcATGTGACGAACTTAGCAATAATTCTAATAGAtatcataaatttttctttgaaAGTAATTACAATTCAGTGGATTATAAACACTATTTaggaaatattaaaaatggaaaaacgTACAGTaatagaataataaaaacctcttcattatttaataaaaatgattttaaattaaataaaaaaaatactaacaTGTTTAATAGTTCACCACTTGCCAATAAATATTCTAATTtcgatgaaaaaaaaataatagttaACAGTTTTGCTAATTATATTcctaaaaataatagtattaAAAGTGTAAACTTATAtagaatatatttaaaatcaaaaaatgaTAGCATAGGCATATCtcataaagaaaataataaaacaattcATGATGAAAAcagtgaaaaaaatatttatattaacgAAAATAAAACGAAtcatatgaataataataataaaaatatttctatttatgataatgataataataataattcaaataagcaaataattaataattataatgaaaatcaACTAGAAAAGTTAATGAAATTTGAAGAAcgtttaaataaatattataaaaaatgtaattttcATACAAGTAAAGATAACTTTTTGAATAAATATGATTTGCTTaatcaaaagaaaaatggaAATTTCAATATAAATTATCATGAAGgtaacaaattaaaaataaataataatgatatattttcgaataatttttcatatatgaGAACGTCTTTTAGTTTAATTAATTACTTTAACATAAGTAATTTCGATcatacatttaaaaatggAAGCATTGATACATTTATTGAAGAAAGagatataaaagaagaaatttataacaagaaatcaaataatttaaatttggattttgaaaattataatcaAAGAAATGTATCATATtgcaataaaaaaataaaaagggatagtgatttaaatttaaaagatataaaaatatttgattatttatctgttaataatataaataataaaaaagataatttagAAAGTGATTTATTACATAGTCAACTAATACAAActaaaaaagataatgatACAAAAGCTACTAGTTATgaggaaaaaataaataataataataataacgatGCTACTAATTATCATGAATGTTCTAAtaaattagataaaattGTTGAAACAAAAACaacaaattttaaaaatagtgAACATGATGAagagaaaaaggaaaatactAATTCTATTTCTTCTACATTATATGCATTTTCTtttctaaataaaaacataaatgaatcaaaaataaataaaattttaccaGAAATTTTCAAAGcaaaagaagatataaaaaaaacagaaCTTATATTTCTAAAAGATACAAATGTAACAAGATCTTATAAGAAAAGTAATTCTCTTTTATGCATGAATTTTTTAGATAATGATTCATATCATATAAATAGGAAGCATACTTCTAATGATAAACAGTTATGCAATAATTTTAACGGTAATCACAACAAAAATATCACAAATGATAATCATGTTAAAAACAATATTGCTGATGATTTAGAAATTACTACTTTGaaggaaaaaattaaaaaatataaaaattctcCAATAAGAAATTTTGAATCatcaattaaaaagaaagaattTACAAATAATGTTcatcaaaataatattatatataatgaattaaaaaatgacaAAATTAATATGGAAAGTAGTataaacaataataaaatatatcatgATGAAAAGAAATTCccttctaaaaaaaataaggaatCATATATATCTACTAACATTGatgtcttaaaaaaaaattgtaaaaataatgatcAAGAAAAATCaatggaaaataaaaatattaaaatttttcaaaatgaGAACCTTTGTAATAATGaactaaataatttttcacaaggaaaaaaaagttcagtaaatgaaaaaataaataagagcTCGTATATTAGaataatgaataataatataaataatgataatactACGACACCTGATTTATCATTAATAGATAAaggaaatataattttaaaagatcaatataatttatgtagcagtaataatatatattttaaatatcaaAACGTTAGTTCAactgaagaaaataatataaaaagaaaatgttatattaataatgataataattcaCAAAAATGTACACATCTAGTTGAAAAACATGAGATAATTGATTCTAATGAAAACAGcgaaaattattattatatattgaacacaaattatgaaaataaaatagatgataacaataaaataaataaaaaacaagtGAGCGTTAAAGTTatgaatgaaaataaaaaaagtcaAATAATAGAGTGTGTAAACAAAAGAAATTCATTAGACGAATTGAGATTTGATAGAGAATTTGAAAAGTTAAATGAAAACAAGATgacaaaattaaaagagaaaataattgataataaaaaggaatttctaatatcaaataattttaataatatgaaaaataattatgtttatgtaaataataaaaataaggatAATATCCcaaaaaatagtaattataatattaaaagtgttaaaaatgaattagataaaagtaaaaatattgattCATTAAGTACATGTAGTAACgaaaatatgaagaaaaatgtTACTtcgaatatttttttaatgaaaagaaAGAGTACAGCAGGAGAAAAATTAAGTATTAATGAATATaaccaaaaaaaatttaaattatattatgatATAGATGGTCCTGAAAATTTTGATTATCTTAACAATTTTATGTTACATTCCTTTTCTCGTAATAATTACCAATTTTTAACAAACAGCTTTTTACCAAGAAATGTATGTAACTTTAGTAGgggaaatataaaaagttttattgataataataattattgttctaagaaaaaaacagaaaataataaaagtagtAAAATCAAAGATAATTTACAAGATTACTTGAAATTAAACAAAAGTTCAATTcaaattttttcaaaagcatataaaaataatagtaaacaaaaacataattttaaaaattcgaACATACCAAACGATGAACTAAGCTATTCACAACCTAAATTAAGAtggataaatatttttagtagAAATGCGCATAAATGTGAATTaaacaataaatataataaataa
- a CDS encoding 60S ribosomal protein L1, putative, with product MSKLNQDLLKKAIADVFEGTRQKKRKFVETIELQIGLKDYDTQRDKRFSGTVKLSNEVRKKLKVCILGDAVHVEEAQKLELDYMDIEAMKKLNKDKTLVKKLAKKYDAFLASQVILPQIPKLLGPGLNKAGKFPSLITHNDKINDKINELKSSIKFQLKKVLCMGVPVGHANLKEDELRSNIVHAINFLVSLLKKNWQNIKTLHIKSTMGKPQRIYG from the exons ATGAg CAAATTAAATCAAGATTTACTTAAAAAAGCCATCGCAGATGTATTTGAAGGAacaagacaaaaaaaaagaaaatttgttGAAACTATTGAATTACAAATAGGATTAAAAGATTATGATACTCAAAGAGATAAACGTTTTTCAGGTACAGTAAAATTATCAAACGAAGTAAGGAAAAAGTTAAAAGTTTGCATATTAGGAGATGCTGTTCATGTTGAAGAAGCACAAAAATTAGAATTAGATTATATGGATATCGAGgctatgaaaaaattaaacaaagATAAAACATTAGTTAAAAAATTAGCTAAAAAATATGATGCATTTTTAGCTAGTCAAGTTATATTACCACAGATTCCTAAGTTGTTAGGTCCCGGTTTAAATAAAGCAGGAAAGTTTCCTTCTTTAATTACTCATAATGATAAAATCAATGAcaaaattaatgaattaaaatcatcaataaaatttcaactaaaaaaagttttatgtATGGGTGTACCTGTTGGTCATGctaatttaaaagaagatgAATTAAGATCAAATATCGTACATGCTATAAACTTTTTAGTAtcacttttaaaaaagaactGGCAAAACATTAAAACACTACACATTAAAAGTACTATGGGAAAACCACAACGAATATACggttaa